Proteins co-encoded in one Candidatus Acidiferrales bacterium genomic window:
- a CDS encoding type II toxin-antitoxin system RelE/ParE family toxin has product MPEGYQLRMKHSAERELRALPKTDLKRIVERIQQLASKPRPFGSEKLSGQHAYRIRQEDYRVVYAVDDKRRVVEIVKIGHRREVYRRRG; this is encoded by the coding sequence ATGCCCGAGGGCTACCAACTCCGCATGAAGCACAGTGCCGAACGGGAACTCCGTGCACTGCCAAAGACCGACTTAAAGCGCATCGTCGAACGCATCCAACAACTCGCCTCCAAACCCCGCCCGTTTGGTTCTGAGAAACTCTCCGGCCAGCACGCCTACCGCATCCGGCAAGAGGATTATCGCGTGGTGTACGCCGTGGATGACAAAAGGCGGGTCGTCGAAATCGTCAAGATCGGCCATCGCCGTGAGGTCTACCGCCGACGCGGATGA